From one Triticum urartu cultivar G1812 chromosome 3, Tu2.1, whole genome shotgun sequence genomic stretch:
- the LOC125545081 gene encoding uncharacterized protein LOC125545081, protein MAPAALSAPVLRVSPQSAGRAAAAAPAGGLRFGQTACLHSGHSGQTVLRSKVLLQRPVGQRRRSALRSSVDDSKATDDKVEFGYSRKDVLLIGVGVTLLGYGLKSGLEFVGVDPLQAGNVVQLFIVLGMTVGWISSYMIRVANKDMTYATQLRNYEKQVMEKRLESLSEAELQVLLEQVEEEKERLPPMRRDQGITINRKTEDQTTAN, encoded by the exons ATGGCGCCTGCAGCCTTGTCCGCCCCCGTCCTTCGCGTCTCTCCACAGTCGGCTGGaagggccgccgccgccgcgcccgccggCGGTCTCCGCTTCGGCCAGACGGCTTGCCTGCACTCCGGCCATTCTG GCCAAACCGTGCTGCGATCGAAGGTGCTGCTGCAGAGGCCCGTGGGGCAGAGGAGGCGCTCGGCGCTGAGAAGCAGCGTGGATGACTCCAAAGCCACGGATGACAAGGTGGAGTTCGGGTACTCGAGGAAAGACGTGCTGCTGATCGGCGTCGGCGTCACCCTCCTCGGCTACGGCCTCAAGTCCGGCCTCGAG TTCGTCGGCGTGGACCCCCTGCAAGCCGGCAACGTGGTCCAGCTGTTCATCGTGCTCGGGATGACGGTGGGGTGGATCTCCTCCTACATGATCCGGGTGGCCAACAAGGACATGACCTACGCCACGCAGCTCAGGAACTACGAGAAGCAAGTCATGGAG AAACGGCTGGAGAGCCTGTCGGAGGCGGAGCTGCAGGTGCTGCTGGAGCAggtggaggaggagaaggaaCGCCTGCCGCCGATGAGGAGGGATCAGGGAATCACCATCAACAGGAAGACGGAGGATCAGACCACTGCCAACTAA
- the LOC125545080 gene encoding psbP domain-containing protein 6, chloroplastic, with translation MASSSSSVFSPLLRPTLRLRVASCATRSSALHAVSADNAAPAPQSAPLAVASHRRELVVGTALGALFSATPLPAGAREVEAGKYLPPAPASPGFVFFKATTKDTPALRAGNVEPYEFILPPTWKQLRVANILSGNYCQPKCAEPWVEVKFEDERQGKVQVVASPLIRLTNRPNATIEDIGSPEKLIASLGPFVTGNTLEPEEIIEASVEKIGDLTYYSYVLETPLALTGSHNLAKATAKGSTVVLFVASASDKQWQSSEKILKAMVDSFQI, from the exons AtggcttcttcctcctcttccgtCTTCTCCCCGCTCCTGCGGCCTACGCTCCGGCTGCGGGTCGCCTCCTGCGCCACGCGCTCCTCTGCTCTCCACGCTGTGTCTGCGGACAACGCTGCCCCTGCCCCGCAGTCGGCGCCTCTCGCGGTTGCTAGCCACAGGAGGGAGCTGGTGGTGGGGACGGCGCTCGGTGCGCTGTTCTCGGCGACGCCGCTGCCCGCGGGAGCGCGCGAGGTCGAGGCCGGCAAGTACCTGCCGCCGGCGCCGGCCAGCCCGGGCTTCGTGTTCTTCAAGGCCACCACCAAGGACACCCCCGCCCTCCGGGCTG GCAATGTGGAACCATATGAGTTCATCCTGCCGCCCACCTGGAAGCAGCTGCGAGTGGCCAACATACTCTCCGGCAATTACTGCCAGCCCAAGTGCGCGGAGCCATGGGTGGAGGTGAAATTCGAGGACGAGAGGCAGGGCAAAGTGCAGGTGGTGGCCTCGCCGCTGATCCGCCTCACCAACCGGCCGAACGCCACCATCGAGGACATCGGCAGCCCCGAGAAGCTGATCGCCTCCCTGGGGCCCTTCGTCACCGGCAACACCTTGGAACCCGAGGAGATCATCGAGGCCTCTGTCGAGAAGATCGGCGACCTAACT TACTACAGCTATGTGCTGGAGACCCCACTGGCACTGACGGGCTCTCACAATCTGGCCAAGGCCACGGCCAAGGGGAGCACGGTGGTGCTCTTCGTCGCGAGCGCCAGCGACAAGCAGTGGCAGTCGTCGGAAAAGATTCTGAAGGCTATGGTAGATTCATTCCAAATATGA
- the LOC125545082 gene encoding UDP-glycosyltransferase 87A1-like codes for MATSATAARHMVALPYPGRGHINPMLAVCRLLVAADGALTVTVVVTEEWHGLLASAGVTPTLPDRVRLATIPNVIPSEHGRGADHGGFIEAVNCKMGEPVERLLDRLALELGRRPDAIVADTYLQWAVAAGARLGVPVCSLWTQPATFLLALCHLDLWRPAVEGFSEEELSRKSLEQYVPGLSSVRLSDVKIFLAWEGPIKISAEVFVKVRKAQCVLFTSFHELEPSSMSKIAELLPCPIYPIGPAILRAPDNGESARDEEHRRWLDAQPQNSVLYVSFGSFVAMPPKQFEEIAVGLRDSAVRFFWVARDRATAGLREMCGDRGLAVPWCDQQEVLRHPSVGGFLSHCGWNSVLEAVCAGVPLIGFPVVWDQLVNARMVADEWKTGINLRQQRGKDGIVSRAAVSDAARKLMDLDSGAGQEMRRRAAQLREASRGTVLEGGSSQRSLSGFLEDLVEGKLEVAESSA; via the exons ATGGCCACGTCCGCAACGGCGGCTCGGCACATGGTCGCTTTGCCGTACCCGGGCCGCGGCCACATCAACCCCATGCTCGCCGTGTGCCGCCTGCTCGTCGCCGCGGACGGCGCCCTCACCGTCACCGTCGTCGTCACAGAGGAGTGGCACgggctgctggcctccgccggaGTGACCCCCACGCTGCCGGACCGCGTCCGCCTCGCCACCATCCCCAACGTCATCCCCTCCGAGCACGGCCGCGGGGCCGACCACGGCGGCTTCATCGAGGCCGTAAACTGCAAGATGGGGGAGCCCGTCGAGCGGCTGCTCGACCGGCTGGCGTTGGAGCTGGGGCGGAGGCCAGATGCTATCGTGGCCGACACGTACCTGCAGTGGGCGGTGGCGGCCGGCGCGCGGCTCGGCGTGCCGGTGTGCTCGCTTTGGACCCAGCCGGCCACGTTCTTGTTGGCGCTCTGCCATTTGGACCTGTGGCGACCAGCGGTTGAAGGTTTCAGCGAAGAAG AACTAAGCCGCAAGTCGTTGGAGCAATATGTACCGGGCCTCTCATCAGTGAGGTTGTCTGATGTCAAGATCTTCCTCGCTTGGGAGGGGCCAATCAAAATATCAGCGGAGGTGTTCGTCAAAGTACGCAAAGCGCAGTGCGTCCTATTCACCTCCTTCCACGAGCTCGAGCCCAGTTCCATGAGCAAAATAGCAGAGTTACTTCCCTGCCCCATCTATCCAATCGGCCCTGCAATCCTGCGTGCGCCGGACAACGGGGAGAGCGCCCGTGACGAGGAGCACCGGCGCTGGCTGGACGCGCAGCCGCAGAACTCGGTGCTGTACGTCTCGTTCGGCAGCTTCGTCGCCATGCCGCCCAAGCAGTTCGAGGAGATCGCCGTGGGGCTGCGCGACAGCGCGGTCAGGTTCTTCTGGGTGGCCCGGGACAGGGCCACCGCCGGCCTGCGGGAGATGTGCGGCGACAGGGGGTTGGCGGTGCCGTGGTGCGACCAGCAGGAGGTGCTGCGCCACCCGTCCGTCGGCGGCTTCCTCAGCCACTGCGGGTGGAACTCGGTGCTCGAAGCCGTGTGCGCTGGAGTGCCCTTGATTGGCTTCCCTGTTGTGTGGGATCAGCTGGTGAATGCCCGGATGGTCGCCGACGAATGGAAGACCGGCATCAACCTGAGGCAGCAGAGGGGAAAGGATGGGATCGTGAGCAGGGCCGCGGTCTCTGATGCCGCGAGGAAGCTGATGGATTTGGACAGCGGCGCTGGCCAGGAGATGAGGAGAAGGGCTGCGCAGCTGCGCGAGGCTTCCCGTGGTACGGTCCTCGAAGGCGGCTCGTCGCAGCGTTCTCTCAGCGGTTTCCTGGAGGATCTTGTTGAGGGGAAATTGGAGGTCGCTGAAAGTTCTGCGTGA